A single region of the Brassica rapa cultivar Chiifu-401-42 chromosome A03, CAAS_Brap_v3.01, whole genome shotgun sequence genome encodes:
- the LOC103859074 gene encoding acyl carrier protein, chloroplastic — protein MATTFSASVSMQATSLATPTRISFQKPALVSRTNLSFNPRRSIPTRLSVSCAAKPETIEKVSKIVKKQLSLKDDQKVVAETKFADLGADSLDTVEIVMGLEEEFDIEMAEEKAQKIATVEEAAELIEELVLLKKK, from the exons ATGGCGACCACTTTCAGCGCCTCTGTCTCCATGCAAGCCACTTCTCTG GCAACGCCAACGAGGATTAGCTTCCAGAAGCCAGCTTTGGTTTCAAGGACTAATCTCTCCTTCAACCCACGCCGTTCAATCCCCACTCGCCTCTCAGTTTCTTGCGCG GCCAAACCAGAGACAATAGAGAAAGTGTCTAAGATTGTCAAGAAGCAACTCTCACTCAAAGACGACCAAAAGGTCGTTGCGGAAACCAAGTTTGCTGATCTTGGAGCAGACTCTCTCGACACG GTTGAGATAGTGATGGGTTTAGAGGAAGAGTTTGATATCGAAATGGCGGAAGAGAAAGCACAGAAGATCGCTACTGTGGAGGAAGCTGCTGAACTCATTGAAGAGCTCGTGCTACTGAAGAAGAAGTAA